The Arachis hypogaea cultivar Tifrunner chromosome 14, arahy.Tifrunner.gnm2.J5K5, whole genome shotgun sequence genome has a segment encoding these proteins:
- the LOC112741352 gene encoding BTB/POZ domain-containing protein At5g47800 isoform X1 encodes MKFMKLGTRPDTFYTEQATRTLVSNIAVDLVIKINDITYLLHKLQAPLLPKCGLLQQLCSDFSDPEPVSLELHDIPGGENAFELCAKFCYGMSINISAHNIVPAFCAAKFLQMNESIEKGNFVGKLEAFFNSCILEGWKDSIVAIQATDKLPLWSENLGIIRKCIDSIIEKILTPSPQVKWSYTYTRPGYARKQHHSVPKDWWTEDVSDLGIDLFRCIIMAIRSTYVLPHQLIGEALHVYACKWLPGLTNIRSSGSSLAQTEESKAKNQKILETIVSMIPADKGSVSVGFLLKLLSISSHLGISPTTKTELIKRASIQFEEATVSDLLYHSTSSSDRNFYDTELVLAVLESFFKFWKSKPPSVVDNRQFLKSVRNVGKLIDSYLQVVARDNNMPVSKFVALAEAVPAIGRSEHDDLYQAINIYLKVHPDLGKAEKRRLCRILQCQRLSPEARAHAVKNELLPLRTVVQLVYFEQEKGSNNNKATTTTTINHHKLQKSHHDLLQGAAAKRPAARVAHDTQSLGINKEELMRRMSHAESREKVQNRSKISDGKLALEIEKKMVIGGGTKEECTSGCKLELVSKKSMRKVRSNKSEHGHGNGK; translated from the exons atgaagTTCATGAAACTTGGGACAAGGCCAGATACTTTCTACACTGAACAAGCTACCAG GACTTTGGTTTCAAATATAGCTGTAGACCTTGTGATAAAAATCAATGATATTACTTATTTGCTACACAAG CTGCAGGCTCCGCTTCTTCCTAAATGTGGTCTTCTGCAACAACTTTGCAGTGACTTCAGTGATCCTGAGCCTGTTTCTCTAGAGCTTCATGATATACCCGGAGGCgaaaatgcttttgaactctgtGCCAAGTTCTGTTATGGCATGTCAATCAATATTAGTGCTCATAACATTGTGCCAGCATTCTGTGCAGCTAAGTTCCTCCAAATGAACGAATCGATCGAGAAGGGTAACTTTGTAGGGAAGCTTGAGGCTTTCTTCAATTCTTGTATTCTTGAAGGTTGGAAGGACTCCATTGTAGCAATTCAGGCCACTGATAAGTTACCACTTTGGTCAGAGAATCTTGGAATAATAAGAAAGTGCATTGATTCAATTATTGAGAAAATTCTCACACCCTCACCACAG GTTAAATGGTCCTACACCTACACGAGGCCCGGTTATGCTAGAAAACAGCATCATTCTGTCCCAAAGGATTGGTGGACAGAGGACGTGTCAGATCTCGGTATAGATCTTTTCCGGTGCATAATAATGGCAATCAGATCAACATATGTGTTGCCACACCAGCTTATTGGTGAAGCATTGCATGTCTATGCTTGCAAGTGGCTACCTGGCCTCACAAATATTAGAAGTTCAGGAAGTTCACTAGCACAGACCGAAGAATCAAAAGCGAAAAACCAAAAAATTCTTGAGACAATTGTAAGCATGATTCCTGCAGATAAAGGATCGGTTTCAGTTGGCTTCTTGTTGAAACTTCTCAGCATTTCGAGTCATCTTGGCATCTCGCCAACGACGAAAACAGAACTGATAAAAAGAGCCAGCATACAGTTTGAGGAAGCAACGGTGAGCGACTTGCTCTATCATTCGACATCTTCTTCGGACCGGAATTTCTATGACACAGAATTAGTCCTAGCGGTTCTTGAGAGTTTCTTCAAGTTTTGGAAGAGCAAGCCCCCTAGTGTAGTTGATAACAGACAATTCTTGAAATCAGTCAGAAATGTTGGGAAGCTCATTGATTCCTATCTTCAAGTGGTTGCAAGGGATAATAACATGCCAGTGTCAAAGTTTGTAGCTCTTGCTGAAGCCGTGCCGGCTATTGGCCGATCAGAGCATGATGATCTTTACCAGGCAATCAACATCTATCTTAAG GTGCATCCTGATCTTGGCAAGGCAGAGAAGAGGCGCTTGTGCCGGATTCTACAATGCCAAAGACTGTCCCCAGAGGCGCGAGCGCACGCAGTTAAGAACGAGCTTCTGCCACTAAGAACAGTGGTTCAGCTTGTCTACTTTGAACAAGAGAAAGGCTCTAACAATAATAAggcaacaacaaccacaaccatCAATCATCACAAGCTGCAAAAATCACATCATGATTTACTTCAAGGAGCAGCAGCGAAGCGGCCGGCTGCTAGAGTCGCGCACGACACACAATCTTTAGGCATAAACAAAGAGGAACTCATGAGAAGAATGTCTCATGCCGAGAGCAGAGAAAAGGTTCAAAACAGAAGTAAAATATCAGATGGTAAATTGGCATTGGAGATTGAAAAGAAGATGGTTATAGG
- the LOC112741352 gene encoding BTB/POZ domain-containing protein At5g47800 isoform X2, which translates to MKFMKLGTRPDTFYTEQATRTLVSNIAVDLVIKINDITYLLHKAPLLPKCGLLQQLCSDFSDPEPVSLELHDIPGGENAFELCAKFCYGMSINISAHNIVPAFCAAKFLQMNESIEKGNFVGKLEAFFNSCILEGWKDSIVAIQATDKLPLWSENLGIIRKCIDSIIEKILTPSPQVKWSYTYTRPGYARKQHHSVPKDWWTEDVSDLGIDLFRCIIMAIRSTYVLPHQLIGEALHVYACKWLPGLTNIRSSGSSLAQTEESKAKNQKILETIVSMIPADKGSVSVGFLLKLLSISSHLGISPTTKTELIKRASIQFEEATVSDLLYHSTSSSDRNFYDTELVLAVLESFFKFWKSKPPSVVDNRQFLKSVRNVGKLIDSYLQVVARDNNMPVSKFVALAEAVPAIGRSEHDDLYQAINIYLKVHPDLGKAEKRRLCRILQCQRLSPEARAHAVKNELLPLRTVVQLVYFEQEKGSNNNKATTTTTINHHKLQKSHHDLLQGAAAKRPAARVAHDTQSLGINKEELMRRMSHAESREKVQNRSKISDGKLALEIEKKMVIGGGTKEECTSGCKLELVSKKSMRKVRSNKSEHGHGNGK; encoded by the exons atgaagTTCATGAAACTTGGGACAAGGCCAGATACTTTCTACACTGAACAAGCTACCAG GACTTTGGTTTCAAATATAGCTGTAGACCTTGTGATAAAAATCAATGATATTACTTATTTGCTACACAAG GCTCCGCTTCTTCCTAAATGTGGTCTTCTGCAACAACTTTGCAGTGACTTCAGTGATCCTGAGCCTGTTTCTCTAGAGCTTCATGATATACCCGGAGGCgaaaatgcttttgaactctgtGCCAAGTTCTGTTATGGCATGTCAATCAATATTAGTGCTCATAACATTGTGCCAGCATTCTGTGCAGCTAAGTTCCTCCAAATGAACGAATCGATCGAGAAGGGTAACTTTGTAGGGAAGCTTGAGGCTTTCTTCAATTCTTGTATTCTTGAAGGTTGGAAGGACTCCATTGTAGCAATTCAGGCCACTGATAAGTTACCACTTTGGTCAGAGAATCTTGGAATAATAAGAAAGTGCATTGATTCAATTATTGAGAAAATTCTCACACCCTCACCACAG GTTAAATGGTCCTACACCTACACGAGGCCCGGTTATGCTAGAAAACAGCATCATTCTGTCCCAAAGGATTGGTGGACAGAGGACGTGTCAGATCTCGGTATAGATCTTTTCCGGTGCATAATAATGGCAATCAGATCAACATATGTGTTGCCACACCAGCTTATTGGTGAAGCATTGCATGTCTATGCTTGCAAGTGGCTACCTGGCCTCACAAATATTAGAAGTTCAGGAAGTTCACTAGCACAGACCGAAGAATCAAAAGCGAAAAACCAAAAAATTCTTGAGACAATTGTAAGCATGATTCCTGCAGATAAAGGATCGGTTTCAGTTGGCTTCTTGTTGAAACTTCTCAGCATTTCGAGTCATCTTGGCATCTCGCCAACGACGAAAACAGAACTGATAAAAAGAGCCAGCATACAGTTTGAGGAAGCAACGGTGAGCGACTTGCTCTATCATTCGACATCTTCTTCGGACCGGAATTTCTATGACACAGAATTAGTCCTAGCGGTTCTTGAGAGTTTCTTCAAGTTTTGGAAGAGCAAGCCCCCTAGTGTAGTTGATAACAGACAATTCTTGAAATCAGTCAGAAATGTTGGGAAGCTCATTGATTCCTATCTTCAAGTGGTTGCAAGGGATAATAACATGCCAGTGTCAAAGTTTGTAGCTCTTGCTGAAGCCGTGCCGGCTATTGGCCGATCAGAGCATGATGATCTTTACCAGGCAATCAACATCTATCTTAAG GTGCATCCTGATCTTGGCAAGGCAGAGAAGAGGCGCTTGTGCCGGATTCTACAATGCCAAAGACTGTCCCCAGAGGCGCGAGCGCACGCAGTTAAGAACGAGCTTCTGCCACTAAGAACAGTGGTTCAGCTTGTCTACTTTGAACAAGAGAAAGGCTCTAACAATAATAAggcaacaacaaccacaaccatCAATCATCACAAGCTGCAAAAATCACATCATGATTTACTTCAAGGAGCAGCAGCGAAGCGGCCGGCTGCTAGAGTCGCGCACGACACACAATCTTTAGGCATAAACAAAGAGGAACTCATGAGAAGAATGTCTCATGCCGAGAGCAGAGAAAAGGTTCAAAACAGAAGTAAAATATCAGATGGTAAATTGGCATTGGAGATTGAAAAGAAGATGGTTATAGG